A genomic window from Flavobacterium azooxidireducens includes:
- a CDS encoding ATP-binding protein, translating into MTKYLTISVMLLFLYACNNKENYSHSYGRIDSLITSAESKKHYSDEVNSSLDYTFRLLADKPNDSLKRLYLLKLSDQYYNFGLQEEYLKVCKLNLELSLKAKDSIRLGIIYYDIADYYRGKSYNDTAYVFYNKSLHFLKSTNFDKRGRTILNKAYLLRFENSLVESEIQTIKALEVAKKSGNNRLIYDCLNNLGIVNNDIKNYDLALDYHKQALEQLNKLKSDSQYSILMAQTKNNMAVCYHRLQNNAKAIALLEEAISKNLKNESILLYAVLKDNLTYYKFKSNQNVREDEFDIPLKIRDSLGNKLGVIVSNTRKGEYFLSQKDTAKSVSYFLKAKEIAQDIKSHRDELLLLNFLAEAEPKNRLFYKENYIKLSDSLMESERAVRNKFTRIEYETDEIIQQKEVLAKQQQLIVFTSISIIVLLILVYIIFRQKAKQKELLLIQEQQKSNEEVYQLMIDQHHKVEEGRALEKNRISLELHDGTLSMLAGIRFNLYGFQTEEDTEKNEKFLDQVDQIKTVEKEIRNIAHDLKNNLFVKKESFLMLLNDFIEDQKIISKINYKLEIDSEIEWESLTQSLKINFFRIIQESVYNSQKYALAKNISISIQIIKKNIELCIKDDGIGFNSEAKTKGIGLENIKQRVSAMDGFVKIKSINQKGTQIFCKIPFHYEYQNIDDR; encoded by the coding sequence ATGACAAAGTATCTCACGATAAGTGTAATGCTACTTTTTTTATATGCCTGTAACAATAAAGAAAACTATTCACACAGTTATGGTCGGATAGACAGTTTAATCACTTCTGCAGAAAGTAAGAAACACTACTCTGATGAGGTAAATAGTTCATTAGATTATACATTCAGGCTTTTGGCGGACAAACCCAATGATTCGCTCAAGCGACTTTATTTACTTAAATTATCCGATCAATATTATAATTTTGGTTTACAAGAAGAGTATCTTAAAGTATGTAAACTAAATTTAGAATTGTCTCTAAAAGCAAAAGATAGTATTCGTTTAGGAATTATATATTATGACATTGCTGATTATTACAGAGGTAAATCTTACAACGACACTGCTTATGTTTTTTACAACAAATCATTACATTTTCTAAAATCAACTAACTTTGATAAAAGAGGACGAACCATTCTCAACAAAGCCTATTTATTGCGTTTTGAAAATAGTTTGGTAGAAAGTGAAATTCAAACCATCAAAGCACTTGAAGTTGCAAAAAAATCAGGAAACAATCGGTTAATTTATGATTGTTTAAACAATTTAGGAATCGTAAACAACGATATTAAAAATTACGATTTAGCATTAGACTATCACAAACAAGCATTGGAACAGTTGAATAAACTGAAAAGTGATTCGCAATATTCCATTTTAATGGCTCAAACCAAAAATAATATGGCGGTTTGCTATCATCGGTTGCAAAATAATGCGAAGGCAATTGCACTTTTAGAAGAAGCAATTTCCAAGAATTTAAAAAACGAAAGTATACTTTTGTATGCAGTTTTAAAGGATAATCTCACTTACTACAAATTTAAATCCAATCAAAATGTTAGAGAAGATGAGTTTGATATTCCTTTAAAAATTAGAGATAGTTTAGGTAATAAATTAGGCGTAATTGTCAGCAATACTAGAAAAGGAGAGTATTTTTTGAGTCAAAAAGATACAGCCAAAAGTGTTTCTTATTTTTTGAAAGCGAAAGAAATAGCACAAGACATCAAAAGTCATCGTGACGAATTACTACTTTTAAATTTTTTAGCAGAAGCAGAACCTAAAAATAGATTATTTTACAAAGAAAATTATATCAAACTCAGCGACAGTTTGATGGAATCTGAACGAGCTGTCAGAAATAAATTCACACGAATTGAATATGAAACAGACGAAATAATTCAGCAAAAAGAAGTCTTGGCAAAGCAGCAACAACTCATTGTTTTTACATCCATTTCAATCATTGTATTGCTTATTTTGGTTTATATTATTTTCCGTCAGAAAGCAAAGCAAAAAGAATTGTTATTGATTCAAGAACAGCAAAAAAGCAATGAAGAGGTATATCAATTGATGATTGATCAGCATCATAAAGTGGAAGAAGGAAGAGCATTAGAAAAAAACCGAATTTCACTCGAACTTCACGATGGAACTTTAAGTATGTTGGCCGGAATTCGATTTAATTTATACGGTTTTCAAACTGAGGAAGATACCGAAAAAAATGAAAAATTCCTTGATCAAGTTGATCAAATTAAAACAGTAGAAAAAGAAATTAGGAACATAGCACACGATTTAAAAAATAATTTATTTGTAAAAAAGGAAAGTTTCTTAATGCTTTTGAATGATTTTATTGAAGACCAAAAAATCATTTCAAAAATCAATTATAAATTAGAAATTGATTCGGAAATTGAATGGGAAAGTCTAACCCAATCGTTAAAAATTAATTTTTTCAGAATCATTCAAGAGTCGGTTTACAACAGTCAGAAATATGCTCTAGCAAAAAATATTTCAATTTCTATCCAAATCATTAAAAAGAATATTGAACTTTGTATTAAGGATGATGGAATTGGATTTAATTCGGAAGCAAAAACAAAAGGCATCGGTTTAGAAAACATCAAACAAAGGGTTTCTGCTATGGATGGCTTTGTGAAAATAAAATCAATCAATCAAAAAGGGACACAAATTTTTTGTAAAATACCATTTCACTATGAATATCAAAATATTGATGATAGATGA
- the feoB gene encoding ferrous iron transport protein B: MKDLPIKVALVGNPNTGKTSLFNQLTGLKQQVGNYPGITVERKVGSCNLPQNQKATILDLPGTYSLNANSLDENLVIELLLNKNDKDYPDVVIVVTEVENLKRNLFLFTQIKDLEIPTILVINMADQMELKGISLDIPTLEETLKTKIALVSSRKATGITELKNLIVDYKNLSTEACLNASEIDSDYFDNLRRIYPNQQLYKLWLVISQDVNFGDLTKNIIQNNSFSKSDEELKKLQHKETVKRYQFINDLLKIGKKVDVSKAKDLRSKLDKILTHKVGGYVIFFAVLFLIFQSVFEWSSVPMEFIDQSFASLSSWVSEHLPAGKLNDLVSQGIIPGISGVLIFIPQIAFLFLFISLLEESGYMSRVVFLMDKTMRRFGLSGKSVVPLISGTACAIPAIMATRNIENWKERLITILVTPFTTCAARIPVYTILISIIIPDQKVLGIFNLQGLTLMLLYALGFFMAVISAMILNKILQLKSKSFFVIEMPNYKIPYYKNVGLNVIEKTKAFVFGAGKIIISLSIILWFMASYGPTDNFANAEEIITSQPQNQLLEEEDLNDKIASYKLENSYIGIIGKSIEPIIKPLGYDWKIGIGIVASFAAREVFVGTMATIYSVGSHGEEENTIKEKMRNEVNSITGKPIYTFASGISLLLFYAFAMQCMSTLAVVKKETNSWKWPMIQLFVMSGFAYLVAFIAFQLLD; the protein is encoded by the coding sequence ATGAAAGATTTGCCAATAAAAGTTGCTCTTGTGGGAAACCCAAACACTGGAAAAACATCATTGTTTAATCAGCTTACCGGATTAAAACAACAAGTTGGAAATTATCCCGGAATTACGGTTGAGCGAAAAGTTGGCTCGTGTAATTTACCTCAAAATCAAAAAGCTACAATACTCGATTTGCCCGGAACGTATAGTTTAAACGCCAATTCGCTTGACGAAAATTTAGTGATCGAATTGCTTTTAAACAAAAACGATAAAGATTATCCCGATGTCGTTATTGTTGTAACCGAAGTTGAAAATTTAAAGCGAAATTTATTCCTTTTTACACAAATCAAAGACCTTGAAATTCCAACGATTTTAGTCATTAACATGGCTGATCAGATGGAGTTGAAAGGAATTTCATTGGATATTCCAACATTAGAAGAAACCTTAAAAACGAAAATTGCTTTAGTCAGTTCCCGAAAAGCAACCGGAATTACTGAATTAAAAAATTTAATTGTTGACTATAAAAATCTTTCAACCGAAGCTTGTTTGAATGCTTCAGAAATCGATTCGGATTACTTCGACAATTTGCGACGAATTTATCCCAACCAACAATTGTATAAACTTTGGTTGGTTATTTCACAAGATGTGAATTTTGGAGATCTTACAAAAAATATAATTCAAAACAATTCTTTTTCTAAATCGGATGAAGAATTAAAAAAACTTCAACACAAAGAAACCGTAAAACGCTATCAATTTATCAATGATTTACTCAAAATCGGTAAAAAAGTTGATGTTTCAAAAGCAAAAGACTTACGAAGTAAATTAGACAAAATTCTAACGCATAAAGTTGGTGGGTACGTCATTTTCTTTGCCGTTTTATTTCTAATTTTTCAATCGGTTTTTGAATGGTCCAGTGTTCCAATGGAATTTATAGATCAATCGTTTGCTTCCTTGAGCAGTTGGGTAAGCGAACATTTACCGGCGGGAAAACTAAACGATTTGGTTTCGCAAGGAATCATCCCGGGAATCAGTGGAGTGCTTATTTTTATTCCGCAAATTGCGTTTTTATTTCTCTTTATTTCTTTGTTGGAAGAAAGCGGTTATATGAGTCGAGTAGTTTTTTTGATGGATAAAACGATGCGTCGTTTTGGCCTTAGCGGAAAAAGTGTTGTGCCTTTAATTTCAGGAACTGCTTGTGCCATTCCGGCGATTATGGCAACTCGAAATATTGAAAATTGGAAAGAACGATTAATTACCATTTTAGTCACTCCTTTTACGACTTGTGCGGCGAGAATTCCGGTTTATACGATTTTAATTTCAATCATCATTCCGGATCAAAAAGTGCTTGGAATTTTCAATCTTCAAGGATTAACTTTGATGTTGCTATATGCATTGGGATTTTTTATGGCGGTGATTTCGGCAATGATTTTAAATAAAATTCTACAACTCAAATCAAAAAGCTTTTTTGTTATTGAAATGCCGAATTATAAAATTCCATACTATAAGAATGTGGGTTTGAATGTGATTGAAAAAACAAAAGCATTTGTGTTTGGAGCAGGAAAAATCATCATTTCATTGTCTATTATTTTATGGTTTATGGCTTCGTATGGGCCAACAGATAATTTTGCAAATGCGGAAGAAATCATCACTTCTCAACCACAAAATCAATTGTTGGAAGAAGAGGATTTGAATGACAAAATCGCATCCTATAAATTAGAAAATTCGTATATCGGAATCATCGGAAAATCAATCGAACCGATAATAAAACCGTTGGGTTACGATTGGAAAATTGGCATTGGTATCGTCGCTTCGTTTGCTGCCAGAGAAGTTTTTGTGGGAACAATGGCCACCATTTACAGTGTTGGAAGTCATGGCGAAGAAGAAAATACCATCAAAGAAAAAATGAGAAATGAAGTCAATTCCATTACAGGAAAACCGATTTATACATTTGCTTCGGGAATTTCACTTTTATTATTTTATGCGTTTGCTATGCAATGTATGAGTACGTTGGCTGTCGTTAAAAAAGAAACCAATTCTTGGAAATGGCCAATGATTCAACTTTTTGTGATGAGTGGGTTTGCATATTTAGTTGCATTTATCGCTTTTCAATTATTAGATTAA
- a CDS encoding SCO family protein produces MLSYIKQYKFRILGFILFSAIFLSISIYLLTPNKKLPIFNPSDVNPELVDSTVQHVSKYHTIADFSFTNQNGEIISQKNYEGKIYVADFFFTTCPTICPIMQDNMVEIQNAFKDVSDVMLLSHTVMPHIDSVPVLKKYAIEKGVIDSKWNLVTGDKKDIFYIARKSYLAVKTETEGELYDMVHTENFILVDKKRRVRGFYDGTNKEEIKRLIEDIRFLMTEKN; encoded by the coding sequence ATGCTATCCTACATCAAACAATATAAATTTAGAATTTTAGGTTTTATTCTTTTTTCAGCAATATTTCTTTCTATTTCTATTTATTTGTTAACTCCCAATAAAAAGCTTCCTATTTTCAACCCTTCCGATGTGAATCCTGAATTGGTTGACAGTACTGTTCAACATGTGAGTAAATACCATACGATTGCCGATTTTTCGTTTACCAATCAAAACGGAGAAATAATTTCTCAAAAAAATTACGAAGGAAAAATTTATGTTGCCGATTTTTTCTTTACGACTTGTCCTACAATATGTCCGATTATGCAAGATAATATGGTGGAAATTCAAAATGCTTTTAAAGATGTTTCGGATGTGATGTTGTTATCTCACACCGTTATGCCACATATCGATAGTGTGCCGGTTCTAAAAAAATATGCAATTGAAAAAGGTGTAATTGATTCGAAATGGAATTTGGTAACCGGCGACAAAAAAGACATTTTCTACATTGCCCGTAAATCATATTTAGCTGTAAAAACGGAGACAGAAGGCGAATTATATGATATGGTTCACACCGAAAATTTTATTTTAGTCGATAAAAAAAGACGCGTTCGAGGTTTTTATGACGGAACCAATAAAGAAGAAATAAAGCGACTAATTGAAGATATTCGTTTTTTAATGACCGAAAAAAATTAA
- a CDS encoding Thivi_2564 family membrane protein yields the protein MPILNILIVLIIVGFLLWVVNTYIPMDRKIKSIFNLVVVIAVIIWLLKVFGLFDSLSNVTV from the coding sequence ATGCCAATTCTAAACATTTTAATCGTATTAATTATCGTTGGATTTTTGCTTTGGGTGGTAAACACTTATATTCCAATGGATAGAAAAATTAAAAGTATTTTTAATTTAGTGGTAGTAATTGCTGTAATTATTTGGTTACTGAAAGTATTTGGATTATTCGACTCATTAAGTAACGTAACTGTTTAG
- a CDS encoding FeoA family protein, whose product MQTTANLLQKGQKAIIISFNLDTIPLKLIEMGCMEGHLIELVQTAPLGDPLYLNINGTHLAIRKEMASDIVVEIIEN is encoded by the coding sequence TTGCAAACAACCGCAAATCTTCTTCAAAAAGGGCAAAAAGCTATCATTATTTCTTTTAATTTAGATACAATTCCATTAAAATTAATTGAAATGGGTTGTATGGAAGGTCATTTGATAGAATTGGTTCAAACTGCACCTTTGGGCGATCCACTTTATTTAAACATCAATGGTACTCATCTGGCTATTCGAAAAGAAATGGCAAGCGATATCGTTGTTGAAATCATTGAAAATTAA
- a CDS encoding response regulator transcription factor, giving the protein MNIKILMIDDHPLILEGYKTTLAQNKLGITLTARTITSLEEGYNLSQNKTELAEYSICFIDRNMPPFLQKDVENGEDLAVLLKATNPDLKIVILTSHDEPILLYELKNRLQPEGILVKSDLDYRSMQDAFQKIVEGHHYYSPVANQGFETIKKYLKDFDQTDRRIILLLSQGLRTKTLPESLDLSLSAINTRKKLIKDKLRVPHGDDEAIVKAARRMGLL; this is encoded by the coding sequence ATGAATATCAAAATATTGATGATAGATGATCATCCGCTTATTTTAGAAGGTTATAAAACAACTTTAGCTCAAAATAAGTTAGGAATTACCTTGACTGCCAGAACGATAACCTCACTGGAAGAAGGGTATAATTTATCTCAAAATAAAACAGAATTAGCAGAATATTCTATTTGTTTTATTGATAGAAACATGCCGCCTTTTCTTCAAAAAGACGTTGAAAACGGAGAAGATTTAGCGGTTTTACTTAAAGCTACAAATCCTGATTTAAAAATTGTTATTCTAACTTCTCACGATGAACCAATTTTGTTGTATGAATTAAAAAACAGACTTCAACCGGAAGGAATTTTAGTTAAAAGTGATTTGGATTACAGAAGTATGCAAGATGCTTTTCAAAAAATTGTAGAAGGTCACCATTATTATAGTCCGGTAGCAAATCAAGGTTTTGAAACCATTAAAAAATATTTGAAAGATTTTGATCAAACCGATCGCAGAATCATCTTATTGCTTTCGCAAGGTTTGAGAACCAAAACATTGCCGGAATCTTTAGACCTTAGCTTAAGTGCAATTAACACTAGAAAAAAATTAATAAAAGATAAATTAAGAGTGCCACACGGCGACGACGAAGCGATTGTAAAAGCAGCAAGAAGAATGGGTCTTTTATAA
- a CDS encoding TonB-dependent receptor family protein, whose product MKKTFTLCLLALTSFSFAQNSESQDDLALNDTVRRLDGVTVNADVLVGSKFKAKNKAGSTYFISAEELKTFNYSDINRVLRTVPGVNVVEEEGFGLRPSIGLRGTSPSRASKITVMEDGILIAPAPYSAPAAYYFPTVNRIQSFEILKGGSQIQYGPYTTGGAINMVSNQIPSQFSGKVVASMGSFDTKNTYVNVGDNFKNFGYLVEYNNRNSEGFKTIDFSNRTTGYNGNDYVAKFRVNTSPEAKMFQSLTLKAQLSNEYSDETYLGLTQTDFDNNPYRRYLSSEADKIDTKHDQLMLTHLFIPVDYLTVTTKAYRNNFKRNWYKLHDVNVGGSNVSLASILDNPEENQAGYDIITGAVNTADNALRLRNNNRGYLAEGIQTVFNFKLNSDVVAHDIDFGVRYHLDSEDRFQWDDRYKIQNNALFRTATGTPGTQENRVESAEAVSAHILYNLTYKKFTFSPGIRYENIIRRSLNYGTADLDRTGVNLNHRQNRTEEYIPGLGVLYKFNDSYTAFTSLHKGFSPPGVNVEDKGESSMNYEAGFRFTKKALNGEIIAFYNDFNRLQGADTNAAGGTGTGDLFNAGAAQVQGLELLISYDLLNDENSKFKLPITFSYTFTDTELKNNFESDTEAWGEIEVGDEIPYIAKNQFSIVAGLDHKKFNVSISGKYNDQFRTVAGQGSIPDNELVKSNFIIDASAKYHLTEKVSLMSNIVNLLDKEYAVSRVPAGLRPGMPFGIHFGISAQF is encoded by the coding sequence ATGAAAAAGACATTTACACTTTGCCTGCTTGCTTTGACAAGCTTTTCTTTTGCTCAAAATTCAGAATCTCAAGACGATTTAGCTTTAAATGATACCGTTAGAAGATTAGACGGAGTTACAGTTAATGCCGATGTTTTAGTGGGAAGTAAATTCAAAGCAAAAAATAAAGCGGGTTCAACGTATTTTATTTCAGCAGAAGAGTTAAAAACCTTCAATTATTCTGATATTAATAGAGTTTTAAGAACAGTTCCTGGTGTAAATGTGGTAGAAGAGGAAGGTTTCGGACTTCGTCCAAGCATCGGTTTAAGAGGAACGAGTCCGTCAAGAGCATCAAAAATCACCGTAATGGAAGACGGGATTTTGATTGCACCTGCACCGTATTCTGCTCCGGCTGCTTATTATTTTCCTACGGTAAATAGAATTCAAAGTTTTGAAATTTTAAAAGGTGGTAGCCAAATTCAATATGGGCCTTACACAACCGGAGGAGCAATCAATATGGTTTCAAACCAAATTCCTTCTCAATTTTCAGGAAAAGTAGTAGCATCGATGGGAAGTTTTGATACCAAAAATACGTATGTGAATGTTGGTGATAATTTCAAAAACTTCGGTTATTTAGTAGAATACAACAATCGTAATTCTGAAGGTTTTAAAACCATCGATTTTAGCAACAGAACAACCGGCTACAACGGAAATGATTATGTGGCAAAATTTAGAGTAAACACTAGTCCGGAAGCAAAAATGTTTCAATCGTTGACATTGAAAGCTCAGTTATCAAATGAATATTCAGATGAAACGTATTTAGGTTTAACGCAAACCGATTTTGACAACAATCCTTATCGTCGTTATTTATCTTCTGAGGCTGATAAAATCGATACAAAACACGACCAATTAATGTTAACGCATTTGTTTATTCCGGTTGATTATTTAACTGTTACAACAAAAGCATACCGCAATAATTTTAAAAGAAATTGGTATAAATTACACGATGTAAATGTAGGTGGTTCAAATGTTTCTTTAGCATCAATATTAGATAATCCAGAGGAAAATCAAGCGGGTTACGACATTATTACCGGAGCAGTAAACACAGCAGATAACGCTTTAAGATTACGAAATAACAATCGTGGTTATTTGGCAGAAGGAATTCAAACCGTCTTTAATTTTAAACTTAACAGCGATGTTGTTGCACACGATATTGATTTTGGAGTTCGTTATCATTTAGACAGCGAAGACCGTTTTCAATGGGACGATCGTTATAAAATTCAAAATAATGCATTATTCAGAACTGCCACCGGAACTCCCGGAACGCAAGAAAATCGTGTTGAAAGTGCAGAAGCAGTTTCCGCTCATATTTTATATAATTTGACTTATAAAAAGTTTACGTTTTCTCCTGGAATTCGTTATGAAAACATCATTCGTCGTAGTTTAAATTACGGTACAGCAGATTTAGACAGAACCGGTGTAAACTTAAATCACAGACAAAACAGAACAGAAGAATACATTCCCGGTTTAGGAGTTTTGTATAAATTTAATGATAGTTACACGGCGTTCACTAGCTTGCACAAAGGTTTTTCACCTCCGGGTGTAAATGTGGAAGACAAAGGCGAAAGCAGTATGAATTATGAAGCCGGATTCCGTTTTACCAAAAAGGCATTAAACGGAGAAATCATCGCTTTTTACAATGATTTTAATCGTTTACAAGGTGCCGATACCAATGCAGCAGGTGGAACAGGAACAGGCGATTTGTTTAATGCCGGAGCAGCTCAAGTGCAAGGTTTAGAATTGTTGATTTCATATGATCTTTTGAATGATGAAAATTCTAAATTCAAATTACCGATTACTTTCAGCTACACTTTTACTGATACAGAATTAAAAAACAATTTTGAAAGTGATACCGAAGCGTGGGGAGAAATTGAAGTTGGTGATGAAATTCCCTACATCGCAAAAAATCAATTTTCAATTGTTGCCGGTTTAGATCACAAAAAATTCAATGTTTCCATCAGTGGAAAATACAATGACCAATTTAGAACGGTTGCCGGACAAGGTTCAATTCCGGATAACGAATTGGTGAAAAGCAACTTTATTATTGATGCTTCTGCGAAATATCATTTAACCGAAAAAGTAAGTTTGATGAGTAATATCGTGAACTTACTAGATAAAGAATATGCTGTTTCAAGAGTTCCTGCTGGATTACGTCCGGGAATGCCTTTTGGAATCCATTTCGGAATTTCAGCACAATTTTAA